aaagcacatcaagctgcaagtagataaataggtaccgctccagcaggaaggtaaacggcgtttccgtgtgctgctctggtttgccagaagcggcttagtcatgctgcccacatgacccggaagttgagtgcggacaaacaccggctccctcggcctttagagtgagatgagcaccgcaatcccagagtcgtctgccactggacctaatggtcaggggtccctttacctttactttttactgGGCAGGGAAGTGTGCTACAGCTTCTatctccattattttattttattatgaattatgccattttgtgtttgttgcatttttgtatatgaTTTTTATCCACAATCTTCTTCTGTTTAAGAGaatgctttatttttcttttaaatatgccACTTTAGATGTGTGTTTTATACTTGACCTTTAccagtattattttattttcatatctTGCAGTGTTATATTTGCTGCTTTAATTTAGGCTGAAAACtgcttcaatattttttttcaaaattatatataaaatgatATAGGAATGACTTAAATAAATAAGACGGAGAGAGAAGTTCTTTTTAAATTTAAGACTAGAAGAATATCAAGGGGAAGAGTTCTGTGCTATGGCGACAAAGGTCCTTGTTACAGGTTTTCCATGATACCAGCCAATGAGTATGCCAGAATCATGCCAGATGTGATGCTATCCAAAGCCTGAGCCACATTGCATTAGAtagtatatgtgtatgtgtgtgtgtgtgtgtgtgcatactgGTGTGTGCATATGTACACTTGTACAGATATTCAAGGCCAATTTTCAAGGTGGAATGATGCAATGTGTCTTCTGATTAGAAAGCTAATGCAGCTGTGTAAACATAAGCAATGCCCCGGTAAAATTGGCATTCAGCTCATCCACCAATGCAGCCTAAATATGTTCATTTTTGCTACTGCTTATATGACTATATACGTGCATATATTCTTTAATACTGTTTATACCATGTGCCACCTGTATAGCTGCAGCAGCAGtgcaggggtgtacccaggatcaaaactgggggggggggagctatggtcattcaggttcaaaaacaaaaacagcttcaaaaaacaaaaacaacttcaaAAAACAGATTAACTCTCctccccccaacagaaagccccaaatggctgaaaaactcaagtttcccaggatcctcaatcctcgcaaaggaactactcaccatgcaagggaactcagtttcccaagctcccttgcaacgatgaatcccagcaaattcagaaactgttcctctcttgccagcacgatgtagcatggatacaaaaagcaggcagctgaggaaggatgagaacccaggctaagaccatggtcagccctcggattcgccccctgacactgcccaagtctcagcctgcatccccatttgaccaagcagggtgcaggctaggatccggtctctgataggcacgccagctttgtcggcatgagggaggggaaaacagctggcgcaacacacacacacacacagtggccaactgtgcctcggcaagagggcaagatctcaattgttattgagattttgggaggggggaaagaccagttgttgagcttttattcaggaggagagcttttttttccttttaggctgctgataaccatttaatttttttttgcttcgggggagggaagctgcccccctgccccctgggtatgcccatgCAGCAGTGTCTTTGACCGTAACTGTTTTTGACTTTtgatcagtttcctccaagagcacctggatctggtccgcAACCACCTGTTCAATAACCTTGGATGAAAGGTTGCCTGCTCTCAATGGGGTTGCCCAGGTGGCCTGAATGTGTGAATTATGGTCTCGATGTGATTAGATACACagaaacatgattttttttaaaatacagctaGCTTTATTTGTTTTGCTAAGTCAGTGAGCCAACTAATTGTGGTGACTTGAAGCCAAAGGTTTTACAGATCTTTCATCTTGACTACAAAGATACCAGATGATCGGAGTTACAAAGGCAGATCAAAGCATGTATTCTGGCATCTGAAATGCCAGCTTCTCTATGGAACTGTCTACAGTGATGAATTACTTCAAGATGATGCCACAAACGGAGTCATTATGAAAGTATCCTCATTGCTAGGTGACACTACTTAATGAAGCTTAAATGGCCCAATAACTTGCATGTGTTCTTGACCAGAGCTTATTTCTCTCTTACGCCTGGGCCTGCAGCCTTGGTAACATCGAGATCTAGAGTCATATGCATTGCACACCACAATTTTGCACTGTAGATAAACTGTTGACCATTTGAAGTTGGGTTTAAAGCTGAAGCGGGTGACCCTCTGTCTATAAGAACCCGTATAGGTATAATCTTTAACACACctggaaaaaaatggagaaaggaaATGATAAGCaattgcaattttgcccaatagaCACATTGTTGCAAAGCCGTCttccataatataatgcatttctgtatgctattttccaCTAATGCATGCATCTTTATTCATACTTGAccccaatatgtgcatttttgtacactgtaGAACTGCACTGAGAAATTTAGAGAAGGGAAGTGGAAAGATGACAAAAATCCAGGGAAAGAAGTAGGAGCCGATCGTGGCCAAATATAAGGTAGAATCTATAGACAAAATAATAAAAGGATGGCTGTGAAGAGCTTAGAGTCCTGGCAGGATAGAGCCAGCTGAAGTGAAAGTTTGACTGGGTATCTGACACAgggtcgtcccgtcccccccggtgtgtgtgtgtgtgtgtgtgtgtgtgtgtgtgttttctaataATTGACCCTGTCCAAAGTATGCAGCTTATTCTCCCCCTTACCCGTTCTGTATTAGAGTATGTGTTGTAGTTGTGAAGTCATGAGGGCTAGGTGATGCCAAACAGGTGTCTACGAAGAATATTTGCCTCCGATTACAGTTAGAGATTTCGACTTCAAAGTTTTTGTCCCGGTTCATCTTCAAAAAGTAGGGCATGGAAACTACTTGGCGTGCGAAGGAAGGTGagtcataaaataaaaatttcataTGGAATAATCCACTTTGCTTTCGGCCTTCTTCCGTGGATTCCATTTCATCTATGTTGTGCGTCAGTTCCTTCATGGCTCTTGGCTCCATTTTGCAGATGAAGATAAACTGAGGATTTACACCAGTTCCACGGCTGCTGACAGTATTGGAGAAACTGCTAACCCCTCCATTGTTCTGTTAAAGCATTAGACAAAACAGATGGACAGTAAGTTTAAATATACTGTTGCAAATAAAAccagagcaaaaacaaaccagGAGCTATTCAACAAAGcatagtttcctggttcagattaAACAGGAAACTAGTTAATGGAAGACTTATTAGTTAGGTCATTCATGAAAAGAGGAGTGAATGGATTGCATGTATGCCCACGAGCCTTGTTCATACATGGTTTACAAAGCCAATATATGATAATTTGAATGCAAAGGGGCCCCAGGAGGTATAATTTGacaactgttttatttttttgaaactcACATCCTAAAAGTTATCCAAATAAAAGCTATCAAATTGTACCGATATGCCTTATGATCAGATGTACACTTCCTTACCTCCCGTCTTGTCCCACAACCATCATATGGTATATAGAATATAAATTCATCTCTTGTAATCTCAGGTTTGCAGGCTTGGTCACTCAAGTACAGATTACACTCAGAGCAGCCTTTTGAAGTGAGATATTCTCTGCCAATAACTGCCTTCATGTATTCAGGCAAACATGTAAGTGTTACTGGACAGGGGAAGAAAAAATGAAGAAGTATTGTTGGGTACTATaagcaaagaaaataataatgatgtaaTGTTGCGTACATGCACATATGCCCATCGGTTAAAAGAAACATTCTCACAGTACATTAGATTTCCACTAATGCCTTTCTGTTGTAGCCTATggttactttatttttatttttcagttataGTGCTTTATTGGATTGTTTTTAGATAATTTGGTTTTATTTCACCCAGAGGACCCTGATATTTTAATATATGCAATTCTTATATATTTGTGTAGCTTTTCCCCCCCAAGCTGTGAGCCATATTGTAAAATATAGAGAAGTGCAACTTCTGAAGGACCATTAGGTTCCAAACTGTGCATTAGTCCAGCAGGTGCTGGTTAGGTCAGCTTGCTTAAAAAGGAGGATCGAACAAAATTCTTATATCCATCTCTCTTCCCAGCTATATGTTCTTGTAAATATTATTTCAGTCAACAAGTAGAACCACCTTCCCTTTTCATACTTCACCATGGCCTGAAGCAACAAGGAATGGAGAAGAACGAGAAGGCTAATTCTGAGGCCTTAGGTAAAAACTATACATGGATTCCAGAAATGGTCAAAGCAGGAGGTTTTTGAGTGGGTAGCGTTTTTGTCACTGAAGGAGGAAACAACATGGTCCAAAATATTCTTATGGGCTGCAAAAGGCCCACAAAATGTCTTAGTGAAATGTTTTATAATACattaattaaaaagcaacaatatCATTTTATCATTACCAGGATCTGTAGTTGATTCATCCGCAGGAGCTATGAAAAAAACaaagatgttgatgatgatgatgttgatgatgataataataataataataataataatataataataataataataataatatttataccccacccatcttgttggtttccaacacatataaaaacacaataaaacatcaaacattaaaaacctcccgatacagggctgccttcagatgtcttctaaaaattgtatagttatttatctccttgataaTAGAAGATAACATATAAAGACTGTCTGTTTATGACATTGTTTTAGTGCAATATATTTTAGGAGTGGCACCTAAATGGCTCTCCAACACAAGAGTTATTCCATGGTCAAAAATGCCAGTGTAGGCAGCGGTTTCTTGACAAATACCAGGCATTCCTGGTGTTGTGAGACAGCACATATTTTCAACTCTAAAAACactcatgtctgaattatttgtatatcacaaaaatattaATTACCTGCTGTAGTGGTGGCTTGGGGGGCAGCCTTTGctgttatataaaaaaaggattGAAATGAAattactcatttttttttaaagtgacataCATATTTGCCACATATTAAATGTTATGCAccacctgcatttttttttatgctGCTCATTGGAAAATTCCTACCTGAGTAACCCATTCTACAATGTCCACAGAGGTAGGATATTATGAAAACACGAAACCTCATGACTCTTAATGCTCACCTTAAATAAAAGGAAAGCATTATGTTCTTGAGATAAGGTCCTCTATGCTTCCTCATTTGGCTTGCAGAGTGGTTTGGTCCAAACTATGGCTACctatcaatcacctgacatcaagtGATGTCAGATGTGGAACAGATAAATCCACAGAACCAAACtggggaaaaaaaggaagaatcAAGAGGAATAAGATTCTCCCCTTTCCAGCTACTGGTAGAGTTCAGCACTTTTTGAATCCAAGATACGTTTGCAAAGGATGGGAGGACAGTGCactcctgattcttcctttcAAGGTGAGTCACCTGGTATCATGTAGCATCAGTTGATTGACATGTGAAAGGCTTCACTCATCTGTTAACATGGTCTACAGGAGCAGGGAGAATTCTGAAATgccccactggccagatccagttcccccaTTATTGCTTTGAGCAAATGACAAGATGGCGTCCTCCCACATTGTGTATGGAATCCCACTAGATTAACAGtcaaatcttacttcaacactggcaaagGGAAAGTGTCACCCACCACACCGAAGGGCCTACTGTGGAGGTTCAAGGCAGATTGTGTAGTAGTCTGCCAACATTTCATTGCTATTCCCCAACCCCTCAGCATCTACTGCAGCTAAAGGCTATGCAAAATAGATTGACTGACACCAAATCAAGTATTCAGATGCCTCTGTAACCATCATATTAGAAAGGGAATGTTCAAACCAAACTTTAATACAATTTGTTTATTGGATACCAGTCACTTAGGCATTAACAGATCTTATTGTTATCCATTATCCAGAAACCCAAGTTTACCTGAACAGATGACACCAGCATCTTCTTTATGGAGACAATTGTGCACTCCCCAGCCTCTGTGGGAGCACTGACTCAAGCTGTCTTCATTCCCAGTGCAGTGGACATCATCCATAAGAATTGGGCCTGAGCCTTCACCAAACTGAGATTTTCCTAGTGCCGAGATAGCGTCTCCACATCCAAGCTTCCTGCACACAACTTGTGCATGGGGCATGCCCCACAAATCGTCACAGACTGTCCCCCATCTTCCGTTGTGATAGACTTCAACCCGTCCCTCACACGCATGTCTTCCATTGACTAGTTTCACAGCTGCTTCTAGAAAGACAAAAGAGAAGTATTGTTTGCAATGGTTAGTTCTATATAAATTTTGCCACATGTGCTGCTCATTGGACAATTCCTCCATGGGAAGCCTATTCAATAATATCTTCATATTTAGAAGAAAGTCTTAGGATTATATTATACAGAAGGTGAGGAGCCTCTTACCTGTTGGAGCAGGAGTGGTCTGGACTGGTTCttgaaaagaaaggagaagaggagTAAGTAGAATATATTTTCACTGGTATCAACATTGTAAATAGGACTGATGTGGTTTAAAATGTAGCAGTAGACGCTCCTTATCAAGAAAAGTAGATTAGATGAATGTCATGGGTGGTTCTTGTATTAAGAAGGGTGAAGAAAGTGGAATATAGCAATCCAATTTCTGCTTCAATTAGGGTGATGTTTTAGTTACCATCTTTAGGGGTATAATGTggtataaagttttttttttacacaaataaacaaaacagtaaaTGGGTGACTACAAGTAGTAAGCACTGTAACTCCATTTAAGTGCCTATCAAAACAGTGATTGTACATGTTACCCAACCAATAGCATTTTACATATCTGTTCAATATTATGTAGATAATGTAATTCCTCAAGAATTATTCTGTATTAAATTCAATTCTGGTTATTATTAAAACAGTACTTTAAATCTAAATGGTCTTCAATGGTCACTGGCCCCTCCCCAGTGCTGTCCACATGTTTGGAACAGGTCTGCCACAGTCAGCTTGGTGAACAAACACAGGCTGTTCTGGTTATTTGGAACAGTAATGGCTCAGGGTTTCAGCTCAGGGTTATAGCCTATGCATGTTTGGCAAGCTGCCCCACTGCAGACACGCTCAGAGCACGTTGGCTCCTCTAGATCCATCTTTgcacctctggccctccagatgttgctgaactacaactcactcctgcttgctggggctgataggagttgtagttcagcaacatctggagggccaaaggttccccatacttggtctatgtcaggcttcctcaacctcggccctccggatgttttgagactacaattcccatcatccctgaccactggtcctgctagctagggatcacgggagttgtaggccaaaaacatctggagggccgaggctgaggaagcctggtctatgtCCATGAATTTTTAATGGAACTATCAACCTGCAATTGGAAATACTGAGCAGATGACACTAGCATCTTCACTGCGGAGGCAATTATGTACCCCCCAGCCTCTGTGAGAGCACTGGCCCAACTGCCATTCATTCCCAGTGCAGGAGACATCATCAAGATGGATTGTGCCTGGACCAGGACCGAATCGAGCCTGTCCTGGTGCTGCAATAACAGGCCCACATCCAAGCTGCCTGCATACGACACTTGCATCAGTTAAGTCCCATGCATCATCGCAGACCGTCCCCCACCTTCCATTGTGAAGCACTTCAACCCGTCCTTCACACCTGTGTCTTCCATTGACTAGTTTCACAGATGCTCcttagaaaaagaagagagaagcaTGGGTTCACTGTACGGGTAGATAACGAGGCCCCAGTCGCAATATCAGCATACGGAGCAAATGTTGTTGGCCATCTGAACTGACATAACCATCCCATTTAATTTTGcttttcagcttttttgggggtgggtagggggcagtgctttttttcttgggggggggaatgcaggggtacacatacccctaaacattttgtgaatctttgtacttttgtccatttatttttccccgatttgaactataaaatggtgattttcttgagtcaaaatgagagcacccctaaacattttattttattttttagaataaaagcactcgtttggggggggtgagggtgaTCAGCAGAGAAGAGCTGGTTGAAGTGACTGAAGTGAACCACTGACATATTTATTAATGTGGTAACCAGAGGCATTCTGGTAACAGATTAGAGTAAAAACCCATACAATCCCCTCTGAGAGTGACAGAATGTCATCAAGTTCTGTTGCCTCCAGAGGAACTTGCTCTGTTGCATTCAAAGAGTGTGGTGGTAAGGAGCACAATGCACTAGACACTCCAGGTTGTGGGCAGCTAGATAACTGGTTcaggaacatttttaaaaaagtcaaggAAAAAAATAGTTAAATAGACAGAGGCAGCGCTGCAGCTCACGGACCACCTTGCaaataacttttgtttattcatcttcctttaaaaaaatatatcatatTGCTGATTTCCAGAATGTCCCTTCAAATCTGCACAAGAATAGGATGGGACAGACTTAATTCCATCTCTAAGCAGAACTAGGACGGACCTGGCTTTTAGAGGGTTATCCATCCCTAGCAACTGCGGGGATGGGTGGTAGCGTCATTGAAAAAAGCACCATTGAGTGAATCACGTGCAGCTGCCAGCACCTATATTTCCAAAGAGGTGGCAGGGTGACATTGGGGGGTATGGATGGTGCATGTGAGAGATGGCAACTCAGATCTGGTGCTGGCCGTTCCTATACATTTATAAATCATTTTGCATTTGTGGGCTATGCGTTGGTCAATTCATCCACGAAAAAAAGCTATTCTACAAAGCCTGCATAGCCAAAGCTAACATTTAGTGTGATATATCATGAGGAAGCTGAGGTATCTCTTGCCGTTTGAAAGTGTAGTTTCCTTGTTAATTGCAGGTCCTTGAAAACCCCCCACAAAAGATGGAGAAAATTTAAAAGGGAAAGTAAGAGAAATATTGTGAGGAACACAGTTTTCCTGCATTAATTCTTACTGCAGTAAAAATAGATTCAGTGATGTACCGGTAGTTTAATATGCAGTGAAAGCTACCCAGTTTAGTACAGAAGGAATCAATGGTTAAAACAGACTTATACATACagaaaaatatgtgcatttaatatatttaaatgcCAGTTTGAATCTGTATACTAAAAACTAGAATTTAGGATTATATTATAGAGGAGATGAGATGTCCCTTACCTGGAGTAGGAGCGATCACAGTTGGTActtgaaaagaaagaggaaaaagtgGAATAGCAGAGTAAATATAACTTCAATGAAATCAAAATTGTACATAGAACATAAAATGTAACAGAATATGCTTCTTATCAGTGATGGTCagtcctgttttgccacctgaggtaaaAGCAGAATGTGCTGCCTCTTGCCCCTCTGTTGTCCTGCCCTGCTTGCCCACCCCCACTTCCACCACCgccagacctcccccccccccaactaggtGAGATCAGGGAGCTTTCCACAAGGCCCTTGGCACTCATCTTCTCTGCCCCAGTGGCAGGGAAGAGGAGCAACAATACTGCACAGCAGAACGCCTCCCTCTCGACAAAGCCTGGCAACAGGGGGATGTTCTGGCAGAAGTGGTGTTGTGAGCGGGTACCGCCCTCTTGCACTTCCGCTGGCGGAAGCAGTTGCTTCTTCACGTCACCTAATAGGTGGGCCAGCTCTGCTCTTTATAAGAAGTGACTACTGTGAGTGCTTTGGTCTTTTGTTTTGGTTCTTAGCCACAAAGCCTTAGCCTACTGGCTTGGACATCATGCCAGCCTGTATGGCTTAacatcagtgttgttgttgttgttgttgatgatgatgattatgactTTACAATTTGCGGCATTTTGGGTCATGGCCCAACAAAGAGTGTGCCCTACTGTGTATTTTGAAAGTTTTCCAATGGACCAAGACAGCTTTCTCTGCCTGGTGTGTGTTCTGGAGAAACCCACAAAACATCATTTGAAATATTGATCACAAGAAATTAGATATTGGAATAGGAATGTTCGTTACAATTGGTTTCAGTCACTTtcaacacaatcctatacatgcctactcagatatAAGCCCCATGGACTTCAATTAGACTTACTCTCAGATAAGTGGATATTGGACTGAAATTTTATATAAATTTTCACTAACCAGGTGCCGACCAGATGTTTTAGATTATAATTCCTATCAAACCTAACCAttgaacatgctggctggggctgacggaaGTTGTAACCCAAGATACGtggagtgcaccaggttggcaaaggctattcTATCATCCTGCAATCAAAGAGTACCTGAGCAGATGACACCAGCATCTTCTCGATGGAGACAATTGTGCAATCCCCAGCCTCTGTGGGAGCACTGACTCAAGCTGATTTCACTGCCAGGCACCTGACATCATCCATAATAATTGGCCCTGAGCCTACACCAAACAGAGCATTTGCTGTTGCTGAGCGAGCGGGTCCACATTCCTGCTGCCTGCACACAACACTTGCATCGCTTAAGTCCCACTCATCGTCGCAGACTGTCCCCAAATTCCATTGTGAAGTACTTCAACACCGTCCCTCACATCTGTTCTTTCCATTGACTAGTCTCACGGTGCCATCTTAGAAAGACAAAAGAGAAGCATTAGTTGCAGATCAAACTCTATGTAATATACATATGTATATAATCTGCATTTACTTTACCAATTTCTTCATAATAAACTTATTCTACAATACTGTATATCCAGAACTCGGATTTAATATTCTTGGTGAAGAGGAAACAACTTATATCAGCTGAAGGAgtagtttttttgtgttttgtttttttgcaaggctGGTTTTTGACAATAGCCCATAGATTCCTTAACCCAATCTATGGTACTGATCATGCTTGACCTGTCAGTCCAAGAAAATCTGGAAGGTCCAGGTTGGTCACTGCTGCATTAAAAAATCACGCACCACCAAAGGTCGTTGGTATGATGTATTAAAACTATTTCTTTAAGAGTTTCACAAATGCATACAAGATGAGAAAAATGTATCTGGAAAAGCAGGATGGTAAGCTAGAAACAgcaaaagaagagggggaaaggaccAAATCAAATACTATGCTCTTTGAATAAATTATTTCCAATAGCAGGACTGAAAactactaaggctgcaatcctatacccatttgcCCGTAGTGAGCCCCCTTGAATTCaggaggacttacttctgagtgtataggtgtaggattgcactgttattaAACTGAATTATGCTGAGATTGAATTACTAGCTGAAGGCTTACCAGAAGTAGTGGACGCCTTGGTGCTCGGCCGAGGTGCAGGAGTGCTCCTCAGAGGTGTCAATGCTAGTCGAAAGAAAACAGTGAATTACAGTTACCCAGGTCATAGGTTCCCTCAGTTTTTATATCCCTACGGCTAATATTTGAAATAGAAAGCCATCTGTTCAATAGTTCAAAAGGCTAACTATTtcaaacaaaaggaaaggggggaaaggatacAATAAAATAACCTTTATATTCAGTACAATGTTAGCTtctagcaaaaagaaaagaaaagaaaagaaaagaaaagaaaataagcttTATGGAATAATCCTATATAAGAGTTCAGTGGGATAGTtatacactatacctttaaaataTTCTTTCCATCTGACAATTCTAGGCACTATAGTTCACCCCatacagagttacaattcccagtaacccttaacaaattatagtgcccagaattctttgagagaaagaatgagctctgaatgtgcttttaaatgtatagggTGTACAGTCATACTCTCTGTTAAGTGGTTATATAGGtttacagtgcaattctgaaCATGCTTGATAGTGAATTGAAAAAGACTTAGGAGTacgactcagctacattagttttTGCGCTTTTTAAAAAgcgtgttttaaatgcattacaACATTGTggcaccagatggtgctgtagagttctgtgatttcccattatgaggtttacaatgcattttcctgaaacattttttaaaaatgtgtctggACCCATCCTTACTTCTAGGTAAAAATACTTTGGAAGGCACTGTTAATTACCAAGCATGAAGGCCCTCTAATATTACATATTTACACAGTTCCTATGCTTATTCACTTAAAATGATGGATTATTATATAACTGGGAAAAGATTTAATTtctaatccaacaacatccagagggcagcaGATTGACTCTGTCTGGATCACAGCCTATTAATGGAATGTGCTATAATTATAAAATACCTGGTGCATTTGTTGTATTTCTTGCTGGAGTTGAGGTTGTTTCTCTTGCTGGAGAGCGAAAGAATTATAATAGCATCatagataaaaacaaacaacaaaaaggaaacacacacacagctgtgtctTCCACAGCCTGTTAACGACTAATTTTGTTTCATCCTTACTTTTGTATAACTCCAAAAACAGAAAATCAATAGCATTTTATTGGTTTCTAGAGAattcttctgtttccttttcagGTTTTGACTTCTGATATTTACCAACATAGCAAAAATATTGTGAACTCAACTAGGTTTTGCTTATTGAAAAACATGCATAACCAGAAGGGATTTTGTACTTGGATGTCAACATTAAGATGTATGAGTTCTGTTAAAATAACTTATTGTGACATTATTTGTGTGTACCATTCAGAGAGAACTGCTTCATGCTATCTATACCCATCGGAGTAAAAACctcagtgaaacttacttctgagtaaacgtgcataggcATTGTACTGTAGAACAGATTATTCCATAGTGCTAGGAAGATGGAACTTGACCCATCAAACCCTAGTAGTGCTAATGTTCACATTCAactgggagagggaaggaaggaaccaATTGGGCAGAGATTCAGCTTCAGAGAAAATACACCTGCCAAGATATTTTCTGTGTGGGCATAGGCCTCCCAAATCCCATGTTTCTTAAAAcccattttaattaaaacatgaTATTGGgttgggactacaatcccatcgaatcaaaatgtttgggaattccagttgcgtgttcagacccagagacctcccccctaaataaagacacatttgactcaaatttttgttttttttggcaaaatttaggccacaactttaatgattgcagaaaagtgagtggttgcatagtgGTTCAACTCGCTCCCtcacacccttgcaggtagcgctgacccagagcactgtcataggtcagccaagggcacagcagtcaaccctccctgctgtttcccaatgctaagGGAATttctgcaaaaaaggaaaggttgacagctatggccaagggtgaacacctgagataggtgaaaagcccaggaacagactctgttcaccccccagatgctcccctggactcaggcacgggcacaac
The sequence above is drawn from the Lacerta agilis isolate rLacAgi1 chromosome 5, rLacAgi1.pri, whole genome shotgun sequence genome and encodes:
- the LOC117046930 gene encoding deleted in malignant brain tumors 1 protein-like, which codes for MKAVIGREYLTSKGCSECNLYLSDQACKPEITRDEFIFYIPYDGCGTRRENNGGVSSFSNTVSSRGTGVNPQFIFICKMEPRAMKELTHNIDEMESTEEGRKQSGLFHMKFLFYDSPSFARQVVSMPYFLKMNRDKNFEVEISNCNRRQIFFVDTCLASPSPHDFTTTTHTLIQNGCVKDYTYTGSYRQRVTRFSFKPNFKWSTVYLQCKIVVCNAYDSRSRCYQGCRPRRKREISSGQEHMQVIGPFKLH